A genome region from Arthrobacter sp. SLBN-100 includes the following:
- the folE gene encoding GTP cyclohydrolase I FolE codes for MTHFDDDDVPASAGSPAEGGAHHSKHQKVDRPRIEAAVREILLAIGEDPDRGGLVDTPKRVAKAYAEVFAGLRHDPAEVLSTTFDLDHEELVLVKDIPFYSTCEHHLVPFHGVAHVGYIPSHDGKVTGLSKLARLVDIYARRPQVQERLTTEIVEAMVRYLKPRGAIVVVECEHMCMSMRGIRKPGAKTVTSAVRGQLHDPATRAEAMSLILGR; via the coding sequence GTGACTCACTTCGACGACGACGACGTTCCCGCCTCCGCCGGATCCCCGGCGGAGGGCGGTGCCCACCATTCAAAGCACCAGAAGGTGGACCGGCCGCGGATAGAGGCAGCCGTCCGCGAGATTCTCCTGGCCATTGGAGAAGACCCGGACCGCGGCGGCCTCGTGGACACTCCCAAGCGGGTGGCCAAGGCCTATGCCGAGGTGTTTGCCGGGCTGCGTCATGACCCCGCCGAGGTCCTGTCCACCACCTTCGACCTCGACCATGAGGAACTGGTCCTGGTAAAGGACATCCCCTTCTACTCCACCTGCGAGCACCACCTGGTGCCGTTTCACGGCGTGGCCCACGTGGGCTACATTCCCTCGCATGACGGCAAGGTCACCGGGCTGAGCAAGCTGGCCCGGCTCGTGGATATCTACGCCCGGCGTCCGCAGGTGCAGGAACGCCTCACCACCGAGATCGTCGAGGCGATGGTCCGCTACCTCAAGCCGCGTGGCGCGATCGTCGTTGTTGAATGCGAACACATGTGCATGTCCATGCGCGGTATCCGCAAGCCCGGAGCGAAGACCGTCACCAGTGCGGTCCGCGGGCAGCTTCATGACCCGGCCACCCGTGCCGAGGCCATGAGCCTCATCCTCGGAAGGTAA
- the folP gene encoding dihydropteroate synthase: MDSLAAAPGTGPATSPLPILRKPRPVARFEDLPTDRTLVMGIVNATPDSFSDGGRHATADSAIAAGLRMFYAGADIIDVGGESTRPGAEDVSPEEEQRRVIPVIEVLVKAGALVSIDTIHASTAAAALNAGAAIINDVSGLTMEPEMAELAASSKAPYILTHRRGDARTMNSLAEYKDVAGEVVAELAGVRDKLYAAGVRPEQIIIDPGLGFAKNDAQNWELLQNLDQLDSLGHKVLVGASRKRFLGTLLTVAGKTAAPQERDDATAAITAISAYRGAWAVRVHDVGPSLDAVKVAARMAAPRTSQ; the protein is encoded by the coding sequence ATGGATTCACTAGCTGCAGCGCCGGGAACCGGCCCCGCAACTTCGCCACTGCCCATCCTGCGCAAACCGCGCCCGGTGGCCCGCTTCGAAGACCTGCCCACGGACCGCACGCTGGTCATGGGCATCGTCAACGCCACCCCGGACTCCTTCAGCGACGGCGGCCGGCACGCCACAGCGGATTCAGCCATTGCCGCGGGCCTGCGGATGTTCTACGCGGGAGCGGACATCATCGACGTCGGAGGCGAATCCACCCGTCCCGGCGCAGAAGACGTCAGCCCGGAAGAGGAACAGCGGCGGGTGATCCCCGTGATTGAGGTGCTGGTGAAGGCCGGCGCCCTGGTCAGCATTGACACTATCCACGCCTCCACCGCCGCCGCCGCGCTGAACGCCGGCGCGGCCATCATCAACGACGTCTCCGGGCTCACCATGGAACCGGAAATGGCCGAGCTCGCGGCGTCGTCCAAGGCCCCCTACATCCTCACGCACCGCCGCGGCGACGCGCGCACCATGAACTCCCTCGCAGAGTACAAGGATGTTGCCGGCGAAGTGGTCGCCGAACTGGCCGGAGTACGGGACAAGCTTTATGCCGCCGGCGTCAGGCCGGAACAGATCATCATCGACCCGGGCCTGGGTTTCGCCAAGAACGACGCCCAGAACTGGGAACTCCTGCAGAACCTGGACCAGCTGGACAGCCTCGGCCACAAAGTCCTGGTGGGCGCCTCCCGCAAGAGGTTCCTCGGCACCCTCCTGACCGTTGCCGGCAAGACAGCCGCGCCGCAGGAACGCGATGACGCCACCGCAGCCATTACCGCCATCAGCGCCTACCGGGGTGCGTGGGCAGTGCGCGTGCACGACGTCGGCCCCAGCCTGGACGCCGTGAAGGTTGCCGCGCGCATGGCAGCCCCAAGAACCAGCCAGTAG
- the folB gene encoding dihydroneopterin aldolase: MDRITLTGVTAVGHHGVFDFERREGQPFVVDAVLYLDFTKAAESDDVRDTAHYGEVAQRITEWISGEPLNLIEALAVRIADSLLSEFRLQAVDVTVHKPQAPIEVPFGDVAVTVHRAWNDRDRDNAGRDNGERPAQGEAA; the protein is encoded by the coding sequence ATGGACAGGATTACGCTGACCGGTGTCACCGCCGTCGGCCATCACGGCGTCTTTGATTTTGAACGCCGAGAAGGCCAGCCCTTTGTTGTGGACGCGGTGCTGTACCTCGACTTCACCAAGGCGGCGGAATCGGACGACGTCCGCGACACCGCGCACTACGGCGAGGTTGCACAGCGTATTACTGAGTGGATTTCGGGGGAACCGCTGAACCTGATCGAGGCGCTGGCCGTCCGGATCGCGGACAGCCTGCTCAGCGAATTCCGGCTCCAGGCCGTGGACGTCACCGTGCATAAACCGCAGGCACCCATCGAGGTGCCCTTCGGCGACGTGGCGGTCACCGTGCACCGGGCCTGGAATGACCGGGACCGGGACAATGCAGGCCGGGACAACGGAGAGAGACCAGCGCAGGGGGAAGCCGCATGA
- the folK gene encoding 2-amino-4-hydroxy-6-hydroxymethyldihydropteridine diphosphokinase: MNSGYSKAVLALGSNLGERNETLTEAVADLVDPPEVRLLAVSPIVQTKAVGGPAGQPDFLNMVVTIETSLTPEELLEHCQSVENKHHRVREVRWGPRTLDVDIITYGDLRSDDPALTLPHPRAATRAFVLYPWSLIEPAATLNGERISTLAARADDFGDLALFDGFGDFDGLPTAGAVEER, encoded by the coding sequence ATGAACTCCGGGTATTCCAAGGCGGTGCTGGCCCTGGGCAGCAACCTTGGCGAGCGCAACGAAACCCTGACCGAGGCCGTCGCGGACCTCGTGGATCCGCCCGAGGTCCGCCTCCTCGCGGTGTCTCCCATTGTGCAGACTAAAGCTGTGGGTGGCCCGGCCGGCCAGCCGGACTTCCTGAACATGGTCGTCACCATCGAAACCAGCCTCACCCCGGAGGAACTGCTGGAACACTGCCAGTCAGTGGAAAACAAGCACCACCGCGTGCGGGAGGTGCGCTGGGGGCCGCGGACGCTCGACGTCGACATCATTACTTACGGCGACCTGCGCAGCGATGACCCTGCCCTCACCCTTCCGCATCCCCGCGCGGCCACCCGCGCCTTTGTCCTGTACCCCTGGTCATTGATCGAGCCCGCCGCCACGCTGAACGGCGAACGCATCAGCACCCTTGCCGCCCGCGCGGATGATTTCGGCGACCTTGCCCTGTTCGACGGCTTCGGGGACTTCGACGGCCTGCCCACGGCAGGAGCTGTGGAGGAGCGATGA
- a CDS encoding DUF3180 domain-containing protein gives MKPLNPLGLMLIGVILAVAGWSATVVTSRYGMATPVLPATALATMGVIVAITLILGIRILRWRNSNKPNSTSKKTVLDPLLAARTLVLAQACAYAGTVLLGWHVGIFLDQLRIWSLRSNQGITWLALAMAGGGLVMIVVGLLVERFCRIPPEDGDTNSADGKPGRPVRGEATGEGEYAYRGD, from the coding sequence ATGAAACCCCTCAACCCGTTGGGCCTGATGCTGATCGGCGTCATCCTGGCCGTAGCGGGCTGGTCGGCCACGGTAGTGACCAGCCGCTATGGCATGGCAACCCCCGTCCTGCCGGCCACCGCGCTGGCCACCATGGGCGTCATTGTGGCCATCACCCTGATCCTTGGCATCAGGATCCTGCGGTGGCGCAACAGCAACAAACCCAACAGCACCAGTAAAAAAACCGTGCTCGATCCGCTCCTCGCGGCCCGGACCCTGGTGCTCGCGCAGGCTTGCGCCTATGCGGGCACCGTCCTGCTGGGCTGGCATGTGGGGATCTTCCTGGACCAGCTGCGGATCTGGAGCCTGCGCAGCAACCAGGGCATTACCTGGCTGGCGCTGGCGATGGCCGGAGGCGGACTGGTGATGATCGTCGTGGGCTTGCTGGTGGAGCGGTTTTGCCGGATCCCGCCGGAGGACGGCGACACGAACAGTGCGGACGGGAAGCCGGGCCGCCCGGTGCGTGGCGAAGCCACGGGGGAAGGCGAATATGCGTACCGAGGCGATTGA
- a CDS encoding PH domain-containing protein, producing MRTEAIDPRGIVWQRVSPKYVTVRLVEWALANLVTVLLLSLPLGFVLLDVWAWPPLWLAATVPSVALVLALWRLVLIPRQVRAIGYAERDDDLLIRTGIFFQRTMTVPYGRMQYVDIGVGPVERGLGLCTLKLHTASPGTRAYIPGLPAAEGARLREQLAARGEARLAGL from the coding sequence ATGCGTACCGAGGCGATTGACCCGCGCGGAATCGTCTGGCAGCGGGTATCGCCCAAATACGTCACGGTCCGGCTGGTGGAGTGGGCGCTGGCCAACCTCGTCACGGTGCTCCTGTTGTCACTGCCCCTGGGGTTTGTCCTCCTTGATGTATGGGCGTGGCCGCCGCTGTGGCTGGCCGCCACGGTGCCGTCCGTGGCGCTGGTCCTGGCCCTGTGGCGGCTGGTGCTGATTCCGCGCCAGGTGCGCGCCATTGGATACGCCGAACGGGACGACGACCTGCTGATCAGGACCGGCATCTTCTTCCAGCGCACCATGACCGTCCCCTACGGCCGGATGCAGTACGTGGACATCGGCGTCGGGCCGGTGGAGCGCGGGCTGGGCCTCTGCACCCTGAAACTCCACACCGCCTCGCCGGGCACCCGCGCCTACATCCCCGGGCTGCCCGCGGCGGAAGGCGCACGCCTCCGGGAGCAGCTGGCGGCCCGCGGCGAAGCCAGGCTGGCTGGACTGTGA
- a CDS encoding PH domain-containing protein encodes MTAEGPHSEAGAPSTAPAPEKAAPHGVPGTTADGEWLRVHPASPFVRGWVALAAIGFFFGRDVFEGALQGRPVLGDEFAGRAPWLLAAGGIMLLIAVLGFILTWYFTKYQVSGGYVRVNTGFIFRQQRQARLDRVQAIDIVQPLLARIFGLAELKFEVADAGESAVRLAYLTMDEARQLRATILARAAGVAADPSRPDGPAPEAPEYPVLAVPPSRLIGSLLLSEQSVFVMLGAVVSVVLSAVTDNRSFYFYLIPAALGLAASYWNLFNKGYNFTAAISPDGIRLRYGLLDTQAQTLPPGRIQALKVAQPPLWRALGWYRIQVNVAGYGGVENAAEGSARTTLLPVGKLEDVMAILALVLPDPGTPNAAAVFGAGLHGLDSVGGFVSTPARARLLAPLGWRRNGYAATDTALLIRSGRWWRELVMVPHQRTQSMALHQGPLARRFGVADLVLHTTVGPVSPRLRQAGTEQALELFDAQSARARLARKRQTTEQWLAQVAPSSLVVEPSEAVAPEPVVEASGAVAPQPVVGREETPVPRQKGQQHG; translated from the coding sequence GTGACCGCAGAGGGACCGCATTCGGAGGCTGGCGCTCCCAGCACTGCCCCTGCCCCCGAAAAAGCCGCTCCCCATGGTGTTCCAGGCACCACGGCCGACGGCGAATGGCTGCGGGTGCACCCGGCGTCGCCTTTTGTGCGTGGCTGGGTGGCCCTGGCGGCGATCGGATTTTTCTTCGGCCGGGACGTTTTTGAGGGGGCCCTGCAGGGCCGTCCCGTCCTGGGGGATGAGTTTGCCGGCCGGGCACCGTGGCTGCTGGCCGCGGGCGGAATCATGCTGCTCATCGCAGTGCTCGGTTTTATCCTCACGTGGTACTTCACCAAGTACCAGGTCTCCGGGGGCTATGTCCGGGTCAATACGGGCTTCATTTTCCGGCAGCAGCGCCAGGCACGGCTGGACCGGGTGCAGGCCATCGACATTGTGCAGCCCCTGCTGGCCCGGATCTTCGGGCTGGCCGAGCTCAAGTTCGAGGTGGCCGATGCGGGGGAGTCGGCAGTACGCCTGGCCTACCTCACAATGGACGAAGCCCGCCAACTCCGCGCCACCATCCTGGCCCGCGCGGCCGGTGTGGCCGCAGACCCGTCCCGCCCGGACGGGCCGGCACCCGAGGCGCCGGAATATCCGGTACTGGCAGTGCCGCCGTCGCGCCTTATCGGTTCCCTGCTGCTCAGCGAGCAAAGCGTTTTTGTGATGCTTGGCGCCGTGGTTTCCGTGGTTCTTTCCGCGGTCACCGACAACCGCAGCTTCTACTTCTACCTGATTCCGGCTGCCTTGGGTTTGGCGGCAAGCTACTGGAACCTGTTCAACAAGGGTTACAACTTCACGGCGGCCATCTCGCCGGACGGCATCCGGCTGCGCTATGGGCTGCTGGACACCCAGGCGCAGACGCTTCCGCCGGGCCGGATCCAGGCGTTGAAGGTGGCCCAGCCTCCGTTGTGGCGGGCGCTGGGCTGGTACCGCATCCAGGTCAACGTAGCCGGTTACGGCGGCGTCGAGAACGCGGCCGAGGGTTCTGCCCGGACCACGCTCCTGCCGGTGGGGAAGCTGGAGGACGTAATGGCGATCCTCGCGCTGGTCCTTCCGGATCCCGGCACGCCCAATGCTGCCGCCGTCTTCGGCGCTGGGCTCCATGGCCTGGATTCGGTTGGCGGCTTCGTCAGCACGCCGGCCAGGGCCCGCCTGCTTGCGCCGCTGGGGTGGCGCCGGAACGGTTATGCCGCGACGGACACGGCCCTACTGATCCGTTCCGGCCGCTGGTGGCGCGAGCTTGTGATGGTGCCGCACCAGCGGACCCAGTCCATGGCCCTGCACCAGGGCCCGCTCGCACGCCGCTTCGGAGTGGCTGACCTGGTGCTGCACACCACTGTGGGGCCCGTTTCGCCGCGTCTGCGGCAGGCCGGCACGGAGCAGGCGCTCGAGCTTTTTGACGCCCAGTCCGCCCGCGCAAGGCTTGCACGGAAGCGGCAAACCACCGAACAATGGCTGGCCCAGGTGGCCCCAAGCTCACTGGTGGTTGAGCCGAGCGAGGCGGTTGCGCCTGAGCCGGTGGTTGAGGCGAGCGGGGCCGTTGCGCCTCAGCCGGTGGTTGGGCGCGAGGAAACCCCAGTCCCAAGACAGAAAGGCCAGCAGCATGGCTAA
- a CDS encoding Rossmann-like and DUF2520 domain-containing protein: protein MAKPGRLGVGIIGAGKVGAVLGAALRAAEHAVVGVSAVSDASRERAETLLPGVPVLEVQEIVERAELVLLAVPDDALPGLVDGLAKLGAWQPGQLVAHTSGRFGVGVLRPVRAAGAVPLALHPAMTFTGMSLDLTRLLDCTFGVTADAAMLPIAQALVVEMGAEPVVIAEADRTLYHAALAHASNHLVTLVAQASELLKDVGVEAPERMLGPLLRATLENALASGESALTGPVARGDVGTVQAHAEALREFDGGAQGDVLAAYLAMARATALRAEGRGLLKPDQLGELRKALEPEKD from the coding sequence ATGGCTAAGCCCGGACGCCTCGGCGTCGGAATCATCGGAGCGGGCAAGGTGGGTGCCGTGCTCGGCGCGGCCCTCCGCGCGGCCGAACACGCCGTCGTCGGGGTTTCAGCTGTTTCCGATGCCAGTCGTGAACGTGCCGAGACACTGCTGCCCGGCGTACCGGTGCTGGAAGTCCAGGAAATCGTGGAGCGGGCGGAGCTGGTGCTGCTGGCAGTGCCCGATGACGCTCTGCCCGGCCTGGTCGACGGACTGGCGAAACTGGGTGCGTGGCAGCCGGGTCAGCTGGTTGCCCACACGTCCGGTCGGTTCGGAGTGGGCGTGCTGCGTCCGGTGCGTGCGGCCGGCGCCGTCCCGCTGGCACTGCATCCCGCGATGACTTTCACCGGGATGAGCCTGGACCTGACCCGCCTGCTCGACTGCACGTTCGGCGTCACTGCGGATGCCGCCATGCTGCCGATTGCGCAGGCGCTGGTGGTGGAGATGGGTGCGGAGCCCGTGGTCATTGCCGAGGCAGACAGGACGCTCTACCACGCGGCCCTGGCGCATGCTTCCAACCATCTGGTAACCCTTGTGGCGCAGGCTTCCGAGCTGCTGAAGGATGTGGGAGTGGAGGCGCCCGAGCGGATGCTGGGTCCGCTGCTGCGGGCCACCCTTGAGAACGCGCTGGCGTCGGGGGAGTCCGCCCTCACCGGGCCGGTGGCGCGCGGCGACGTGGGAACGGTGCAAGCCCATGCGGAGGCCTTGCGGGAGTTCGACGGCGGCGCGCAGGGCGATGTGCTGGCTGCTTACCTTGCCATGGCACGCGCCACAGCCCTCCGCGCCGAGGGACGGGGGCTGCTGAAACCTGACCAGTTGGGGGAGCTGCGCAAGGCCCTGGAACCGGAGAAAGACTGA
- the panC gene encoding pantoate--beta-alanine ligase — MPIKLVTTVAELHAESARLLTGKRGRSQGLVPTMGALHEGHAALARTAVEQNDVVVATIFVNPLQFGDATDLDRYPRTLDADLALLEAQGVDLAFAPSVEEVYPGGEPLVRITSGALGEKWEGASRPGHFDGALTVVAKLLHYGIPGAGLPAGKGVQGGLPAYRAYFGQKDAQQLALVRRMVADLNFPVEIVGVPTVRSADGLALSSRNRFLSDDEREAALVLSRALRLLEERANAREPLDLESAQAMVESQPLVALDYFDVVDPDTLAPLAENCRETPFRGEALALIAAKVGPVRLIDNMPLSS, encoded by the coding sequence ATGCCGATCAAACTCGTCACAACCGTCGCGGAACTGCATGCCGAGAGCGCCCGGCTCCTCACTGGGAAACGCGGCAGGTCCCAAGGCCTCGTGCCCACTATGGGTGCACTGCACGAGGGGCATGCCGCGTTGGCGCGTACCGCCGTCGAGCAGAACGACGTGGTGGTGGCAACGATCTTCGTCAACCCGCTGCAGTTCGGCGACGCCACGGACCTGGACCGCTATCCGCGGACCCTGGACGCCGACCTCGCTTTGCTGGAAGCGCAGGGCGTGGATCTTGCCTTTGCCCCGTCCGTTGAGGAGGTGTATCCCGGCGGCGAGCCGCTGGTGCGCATAACGTCCGGAGCGCTCGGGGAGAAGTGGGAGGGAGCCTCCCGGCCAGGCCACTTTGACGGCGCCCTGACCGTGGTGGCCAAGCTGCTGCACTACGGAATCCCCGGTGCCGGACTGCCCGCTGGTAAGGGGGTTCAAGGCGGCCTGCCGGCCTACCGTGCCTACTTCGGCCAGAAGGATGCCCAGCAGTTGGCGCTGGTCCGGCGGATGGTGGCGGACCTGAACTTTCCGGTCGAAATTGTGGGCGTGCCCACGGTCCGGTCAGCCGACGGGCTGGCGCTTTCGAGCCGCAACCGCTTCCTGTCCGACGACGAGCGAGAGGCCGCGCTGGTGCTGTCGCGGGCGTTGCGGCTGCTTGAGGAGCGGGCCAATGCGCGGGAGCCGCTGGACCTTGAGTCCGCACAGGCGATGGTGGAGTCCCAGCCGCTGGTGGCGCTGGACTACTTCGACGTGGTGGACCCGGACACTTTGGCGCCGCTGGCAGAAAACTGCCGGGAGACCCCGTTCAGGGGCGAGGCCTTGGCGCTCATCGCGGCCAAGGTGGGGCCGGTGCGCCTCATCGATAATATGCCGCTGAGCTCTTAG
- a CDS encoding HNH endonuclease signature motif containing protein encodes MGNGAGTARVMEGIHTSVAGLDALFFEDAALATGASAGAVVDVLQRQYEIRLDRMAVVKQLEAQLAAVKARDAVDAVEIQHAMTPPEAPVHERTYAEMSAIEEIAGVLTISSPAAGALVTQSRQLCSIPLALDALSTGTISLQHAKIITDETEGLGPAGAIALAAHFLDPDAPNPARGAAAGDLIPGRFRAKVRGWRERHHPETLEKRHSKSAADRQMEYTPDRDGMARVSLYLPADTASAIWNRTTALARGLQGPDEPRSMTQLRPDIAAHLLLTAGPALSPAPETSPRQNITGEANTETTEDGSDGPIGRASLAAADTNETTTTAAGREETADRSAYTDIASVPVPNAQVLVTVPVFALLGLTDEPANLDGYGPIPASMARILVTEGASSFYRVLVDPRDGAPLEIGRTNYRLTKAMKQAIRLRDGKCTFPGCNNPSLDNDTDHLTAWHHGGTTGISNLAQLCPKHHRLKHNSSWTPISATHNEPPGWTSPTGRHYKPEQPDPEPSQWPPGLLPTGGTPKFLDAETPKRLAAETAGLLAAEKSPLEHALMELLTG; translated from the coding sequence ATGGGAAACGGCGCGGGCACAGCACGGGTGATGGAAGGAATTCACACCTCCGTCGCGGGCCTGGACGCGCTGTTTTTTGAGGATGCCGCCCTGGCTACCGGTGCCAGTGCCGGCGCTGTTGTGGATGTGCTGCAGCGGCAGTATGAGATCCGGCTGGACCGGATGGCGGTCGTGAAGCAGCTCGAAGCCCAGCTCGCCGCGGTCAAGGCCCGGGACGCCGTCGATGCCGTCGAGATCCAGCACGCGATGACCCCGCCGGAAGCGCCAGTGCACGAGCGGACCTACGCCGAAATGTCCGCCATCGAGGAAATCGCCGGCGTCCTGACCATCAGCTCCCCCGCCGCCGGGGCACTCGTCACCCAGTCCCGCCAACTCTGCTCCATCCCCCTGGCCCTGGACGCCCTGTCCACCGGGACCATCTCCTTGCAGCACGCCAAAATCATCACCGACGAAACCGAAGGCCTCGGCCCCGCCGGCGCAATCGCGCTGGCCGCCCACTTCCTGGACCCGGACGCACCCAACCCGGCCCGCGGAGCGGCCGCGGGTGACCTCATCCCCGGACGCTTCCGGGCCAAAGTCCGCGGCTGGCGCGAACGCCACCACCCCGAAACCCTCGAAAAACGCCACAGCAAAAGCGCCGCGGACCGGCAGATGGAATACACCCCGGACCGTGACGGCATGGCGCGGGTCTCGCTCTACCTGCCCGCCGACACCGCATCCGCCATCTGGAACCGCACCACCGCCCTCGCCCGCGGCCTCCAAGGCCCCGACGAACCACGGTCAATGACACAATTACGCCCCGACATCGCCGCCCACCTGCTCCTCACCGCAGGACCAGCCCTCAGCCCCGCCCCGGAAACCAGCCCACGACAAAACATCACGGGCGAAGCCAACACAGAAACCACCGAAGACGGCTCCGATGGCCCGATCGGACGGGCCTCCCTGGCCGCGGCCGACACCAATGAAACGACCACCACCGCCGCCGGGCGCGAGGAAACCGCCGACCGCAGCGCTTACACGGATATCGCAAGCGTCCCAGTCCCGAACGCCCAAGTCCTGGTCACGGTTCCGGTGTTCGCGCTCCTCGGCCTCACCGACGAACCCGCAAACCTGGACGGCTACGGTCCCATCCCCGCCTCCATGGCCCGCATACTCGTCACCGAAGGGGCGAGCTCCTTCTACCGGGTGCTCGTCGACCCCCGGGACGGGGCACCACTGGAAATCGGCCGCACCAACTACCGGCTCACCAAAGCCATGAAACAAGCCATCCGCCTCAGAGACGGAAAATGCACCTTCCCCGGCTGCAACAACCCCTCCCTCGATAACGACACCGACCACCTCACCGCCTGGCACCACGGCGGAACCACCGGAATCAGCAACCTGGCCCAGCTATGCCCCAAGCACCACCGCCTGAAACACAACAGCTCCTGGACCCCCATATCAGCCACCCACAACGAACCACCCGGCTGGACCTCACCCACCGGACGCCACTACAAACCCGAACAACCCGACCCGGAACCATCACAATGGCCACCCGGACTCCTACCAACGGGCGGAACACCCAAGTTCCTGGATGCTGAAACGCCCAAGCGCCTGGCCGCCGAAACGGCAGGGCTTCTGGCCGCCGAAAAGAGCCCGTTGGAACACGCCCTTATGGAATTGTTAACCGGCTGA